The following nucleotide sequence is from Chryseobacterium sp. CY350.
GTTGTATTGATATTTTCAGCGATATTAATATTCATATTTTTCGCAGTAATGTTGATTGTTTCAGGTGCAGTAATATTAATATTGCTTCCTCTTGTATCAAGATGAATTTCGTTTCCTGACTTATCGGTAATAATAATACTTTCATCTTCTGTAAAAACAACTCTGTGGCCACTTCTGGTTTGTATCGATTTTACACGGTTATTCATTCCGCCACCAAGACCAATTCCTCCATGGAACATTCCGCCCATCACGAAAGGCCGATCCGGATGATTATGAACAAAATTTACCATTACCTGATCACCAACTTCAGGAATCGCGACATAACCTCTATTTTGTGTAATCTGATCTGTTCCTCCTGCATCCGGACTCATCATTCTAATAAAATGTGTGGTGTCGTTTGTCTGCCAGTCGAATCTTACCTGAACCCTTCCCTGCCCTTCAGGATCACTATTTGAAATTACTGTAGCGATCTGCGGTTCTGCTTTAGGAACCGAGAATTCTGGTTTGGGTAAAAACCCGGTATCTGATGCAATTCCGTGAAATGTTCCCGAATAATGCCCGATAGTGTCAATCTCATGAGTAGTCTCCGTTACCATAATTCGGGTGAAATACGAAGTCTCATTGCTATCTGGTTTGCGCATTTCAATATCAACTGCACATCCAGGATGTAAGAAGGGAACCGTCGTAGAACCCGAAATATTAAAAACGTTGACAGCCTCGCTTCCGGAAGTGCTTTTCTGACTATATTCTACATCAAGATGAGTGGTTGCCTTAATAGGAGCTACTCTTAAAGATGGTGTTTTATAAATAGTTTCATTATGTTGATAAGCTGTTTTTGCGAGATCGCCAACATGCTGAATCGGAGTATTTCCTGAAGTAAGCTTTTCGTTTTTGCTGCTGTTATAACCGTAGAATTGCGGTTTTGTATGTACGGCTTTCAATTCAACTTTAATATCACTAGCACTGCTACCGTAGGTAAGTTTAATGGGTTTATTCTGTGGAGGCAACTTTCCAAAATGCAAAACTTCACCATCATAATAAAACTGTTCGCCATAGGCTTCTGCCATTCTAGCTAAATAATTATAATGCGTCTCATCATACTGGCTGCTGTAGATAATCTGCGAATAATCATTAGTATCAATTCTTACGTCAAAACGGCTGTTGTCTAATCCTTGTTTAATTACCTCTTCTGCAATAATTCCCATATTAACAGCCTGATTTCCGCCAAAACTTTGAATATGAGGAGCACCATCCAGCAGTATAGTCGGGCTGTATCCTGAAAGAATAATATTACCGAGACTCATTTTTTCCTGACTGAAACCTACACCAGTAATCACACCAACAAAAGTTCGTTCCGGACTTTTATCAATGTCTTTATATGCAATAACGGCAGTAAGACGTTTTCCCAAAAACTTATTGGCTTCTTCTAAAGTATGCGTCTGGCGGTCACCAAAGGTATCATGCGCCAGAGTTAATGTAAACTCGTGATGGCGCTGTGCACTT
It contains:
- a CDS encoding type VI secretion system Vgr family protein, translated to MSSTSETSRGSAFRPSQNAAGISDSQHNGINRLVKLSLVIEGKVIRYYKHFKLKQSAQRHHEFTLTLAHDTFGDRQTHTLEEANKFLGKRLTAVIAYKDIDKSPERTFVGVITGVGFSQEKMSLGNIILSGYSPTILLDGAPHIQSFGGNQAVNMGIIAEEVIKQGLDNSRFDVRIDTNDYSQIIYSSQYDETHYNYLARMAEAYGEQFYYDGEVLHFGKLPPQNKPIKLTYGSSASDIKVELKAVHTKPQFYGYNSSKNEKLTSGNTPIQHVGDLAKTAYQHNETIYKTPSLRVAPIKATTHLDVEYSQKSTSGSEAVNVFNISGSTTVPFLHPGCAVDIEMRKPDSNETSYFTRIMVTETTHEIDTIGHYSGTFHGIASDTGFLPKPEFSVPKAEPQIATVISNSDPEGQGRVQVRFDWQTNDTTHFIRMMSPDAGGTDQITQNRGYVAIPEVGDQVMVNFVHNHPDRPFVMGGMFHGGIGLGGGMNNRVKSIQTRSGHRVVFTEDESIIITDKSGNEIHLDTRGSNINITAPETINITAKNMNINIAENINTTAGMNISETAGINKNTGVGMLNMLSVGTDFITNVTGKMTEFIQGNKESHTEKDRLRVANGKISNQSQGVFEQHSQAEIKNNSAEISKNH